In the genome of Planctomyces sp. SH-PL62, the window CCCGGCGCGCTGGTGAGGGCCATCACCTGCACGTTGGTGATGTCGGGCTGGGCGTCGATGGGCAGCTTGACGAGCGAGTTCGCGCCCCAGAGCACCAAACCGACGAGGAGCAGCAGGACGAGCGGGCGGCTGCGGAGCGCCCAGTCGATAAGGCGGTCGAACATGTGTCGAATAAATGGGGGTTTGAGGAGGGGGCGGGCGCGGCCCTCGGGCGGGGGTCGTCCCGCCGAGGGCCGCTCGTTTCGTCGCCGGCCGCGGACGGGGTGGTTATTCGGAGGACGCCAGGCGGATCCACTCCGACTTCAGCTTGAAGGCGCCGCGGGTCACGACGTCCTCGCCCGGTCGGATCCCCGAGAAGACGGCTGCCCGGTCCTCGCCGGGGCCCCGGGTCTTGACCTCGCGCATCTCGAACTCCTCCGGGCCGGTCCGCACGAAGGCGATCCAGTGCTCGTCGTCGGAGAGCAGGGCGGTGCTGGGGACCGAGGGGGTCTTCTCCTCCGACCGGACCGACAGGGCGACGTCGATGTACATGCCGGGCTTGAGGAAACGGTCGGCGTTCTCGGCGCGGGCCAGCAAAGTCAGGGTCTGGGTCTTCTCGACGACGAGGTCGCCGGTGTAGAGCAGACGGGCCTTGAACTGCTTCTCGGGGTAGGCGTCGGAGCTGAACGTGATCGACACGTTCTGGTCGTTGTGGATGTACGGCAGGTTGCTCGGGTTGATGTTGGCCTCGACCCAGACGTTGTCCAGGTTCGCCAGGGTGAAGATCCGGTGGGTCACGTCGACGGCCACGCCCGGGACGACCAGCTCGCGGTCCAGGATCGTGCCGGCGAACGGGGCCTTGAGCTTGTACAGGCTGGCGGGCTCTTCCGGCAGCGGCTTGGGCTGGAGACCCTTGGCAGGGCCGACGCCCAGCGACATGACCTCGGCGACGTCCCGGATCGAGGACTTCTCGCCCGGCGCGCCGGGCTGCACGGGGACCGCGTCGGCCGTGTGGCCCTGCTGCTTGAGGGCCTTGGGGATGTACTCGTCGTCGTCGGGGTCCACGCCCAGGACTTGCAGCTTCTCGCGGGCGACCAGCACCGAGGTCTCGGCTTGCCGGAGCGCCTGCTGGGCCCGGATGTTCGTCAGGTTGGTCTCGTAGCCCATCTGGTCCAGGAGGGTCTGGTAGGCGGCGAGGTCGGCGTCGAACCGGGCCTTGCTCTCCTCGATCAACTGACCCCGGATGATCTCCTGATCGTAGAGGTCGCTCTTGCGGGCGAGGTTCGCCTTGGCCAGACGGTGGGAGGTGTAGGCGGTCATCAGCCGTTCGCGGTTGGTCCCCACCGGCTTGTCGGCGAACTTGGCGTTGATCTCCTCGGGCGTGTCCTCGGCCTTGAGCCGCTCGATCAGCTCCAGCGTGTTCTTGAGGATCGTCTCCTGCCAGCGGGCCTGGGCCAGCGCGATGTCCAGCGACTGGAGGTTCGTCAGCAGGTCCAGCCGGGCTTGGCCGACGGCCGCGCTCTCGATCGTCGCCAGCACGTCGCCGGCCTTGACGTCCTGGCCGATCCGCACGGCCACGCTCCGGACGATGCCCGGGGCCCTCGGGGTGATGAACGCGAATCGGTTCTCGTCGGGCGCGATCCGGCCCGGCACTCGCACCAGGATCGTCTCGGGCTCGAGCTTCACCTGCTCGACCTCCACGCCGATCAGCTTCTGCTGGTCGGCGGAGATCCGGATGATCCGCTCTCGACCGGAGGAATCGTCCGGCTTATCCGCCTTGATCGAGGTTTGCGCGATTGTATGCTCGCTCGCGGCGGCGGTCGGCGTCGGCGCGTCGGCTCCGCCCTGGTATTTCCAGGCGACGAATCCCGCGCCGAGGACCAGGAGGATTCCGCCGATCGACCAGGCCGTTCGCGACGTGAGACCAAACGGAACATGTCGTATCATGTTTCCTCGATGACGTTCGTAGGGACTAAGGGCCTTCGAGCGGCGAGCCGCGACGGGGAGGACGTCGAGACTTCAGCCGGCGAGCGGGGAGCGATCACGCCGTGATCGCGGGACTCCCGCCCGGTCTTCGAAAAGACTTCGAGAGTGCGTGAAGGGCGGCGAGCGACATCCTCCCCCAGCCGGGGCGGGGGCGGCACGCATCGCCGTCTTGCGGTGGCCGGTCGCGGGAGGGCGTCGGTTTGGCCTCCGTCACGTCGTTACTATCCGCGCCGAGGGGGGCGGAAGTCCATCGAGATTTCGCTAGTTTAGGTGATTTTAAGACGCCGGAGATCCGCCCGGCGGCGTGCGGCGGCCGTCGCCCGCGGCAAGCTGACCTGGTCAAGACGGCGGTTCCGTCATAGAACGGGAGGCCGGGCGAGGGGGTCTCGCACGGGGGGCGGTTCGGGGCCGTCGCGGGTCTGGCAGGGGGGGGCGGAGATGTCCGAGGATCATCGCGCGACGCGCGAAGGGGACGGCGGCGGGTTGCTGCGACGGCTCGGCCTGAACCGTCCCGAATTGCGGGCGTGGGCGATGTACGACTGGGCGAACTCGGCCATGGTCTGCACGATCATCACGGCCGTCTTCCCGATCTACTACTCCGAGGTGGCCTGCGCCGGTATGGACCCGAAGACGGCGTCTGGCCGCTACGCCATGGCGACGACCCTGGGCATGGTGATCGTCGCCGTCATGTCGCCGATCCTGGGCGCCTACGCGGACCAGACCGCCAGCAAGAAGCGGCTGCTGGGGCGGTTCCTCGCCCTGGGGCTGTTCGCGACCGCCTCGATGTTTTTCATCCACACCGGCGACTGGATCCTGGCCTCGATCCTGTTCATCCTGGCGAACATCGGCGCCAACGCCAGTTTCGTCTTCTACGACGCCCTACTTCCCCACATCGCCCGCGACGACGAGATCGACAGGGTCTCGACGGCCGGCTACGCCCTGGGGTACGTCGGCGGCGGCCTCCTGCTGGCGCTCAACCTGGCCTGGATCCGGTTCCCCGGATGGTTCGGGCTCCCTTCGGGGCCGGGGCTCACCGAGGCCCAGGCCACGCTCCCCGCGCGATTGGCGTTCGTGTCGGTGGCGATCTGGTGGCTCGTCTTCTCGATCCCGCTCTTCCGCCGCGTACCCGAACCGCCGGTCTCCGGCGGCGAGCGCTGGGCCGGGCTGCATCCCGTACGGGCCTCGTTCGGGAGGCTCGCCGAGACCGGCCGACATCTCCGGCGCTGTCGCCAGGGCTTCCTGATGCTCCTGGCCTTCCTGATCTACAACGACGGGATCGGCACCATCATCCGCATGGCCACGATCTACGGCACGGAGCTGAAGATCAACTCGACGGTCATGATCGCGTCGATCCTGCTCGTCCAGTTCGTCGGCATCCCCTGTTCGTTCCTGTTCGGCTCGCTGGCCGGGACGTTGGGGGTCAAGCGGTCCATCCTGCTGGGGCTGGTCGTCTACACGGGGATCTGCGTCATCGGCTACAACATGAGCACCAACCGGGACTTCCTGATCCTGGCCGTGCTGGTGGGCGTCGTGCAGGGAGGAACTCAGGCGCTCTCGCGGTCGCTCTTCGCCAGCCTGATCCCGCGGTCGAAGTCCGGGGAGTTCTTCGGCTTCTTCGCCGTCGTCGAGAAGTTCGCCGGGATCTTCGGCCCGGCGATGTTCGCGATCATCAACATGGCGTCGGGATCGAGCCGGGGAGCCATCCTGGGCGTGATCGGCTTCTTCCTCGTGGGCGGGTTCCTGCTGCTGATGGTCGACGTCGAGGAAGGCCAACGGCTGGCGAAGGAGTGGGACCTCAACGACGCGGCGCCGACTCCGCTCGCGGCGACAGCCAGCCCCGGAGCGTGAGATACCAGGACGTCGCCATGTAGAACGCCGGGTAGGTCAGCGAGACGTACGTCAGCGTCCGCGTTCCATCCGTGAATTCTGGGCTCGACGACGTGGGGAGCACCCAGACCAGCCAGACCACGACCACGCCCCAGACCGCCCCGGTGATCGTCGCGAATCGGTTCAGCCGCCCCGGCTGCGACGGGTACAGGTGCTTGACCGGAACGAACGTCAGGAACGCCAGCACGAGCAGGATCACCAGCGCGGGCCAGGGCTCGATCGGCAGCGCGTAGAGGTAAAGCGCCACGACGTTCCAGAGCGAGGGGAAGCCGAGGAAGTAGCCGTCGTGGGTCTTGATGTCCACCTGGCAGAAGCCGTAGGCGCTCGCCAGCAAGGGAGCGATCAGCCACGCCTCATAGCCGGCCGGGACGATGCCCGCCCGCCAGATGAGCATCAGCGGGAGCGACGTGTAGGTCAGGAAGTCGGTAATGTCGTCCAGCCGGCGGCCGTCGAAGCTGGGGACGGCTTCCTTGATCCGCACCGCGCGGGCGAAGGTGCCGTCGGTGGCGTCGACCAGAGTGGCCAGGATCATCAGGAGGAACGACCACCGGAAGGCGTCCGGGCCCCCCTGGACCAGCAGGGCGAGGATCACCGCGGCGATCGCCAGGCCTGAGGCCGTGTACGCGTGGACGCACCAGCCGAGGAACCGGCGGAGCGGGCTGACCACGCCTTCGCGGGCGACGGGGGGGGCGGGCGATTCCAGGGTTTCCACCATCACGGACGTCCCTCGACTCTTCAAGACGATTCCCCGGGCGCGAGCAGCTCGATCATCCCCGGCGGGTTGGTGAATTCGATCTCTTCGTCCAGGGCCTCGGCCGCATGTTCGGGCAGGACGCCGATCCGGAGCCGGCCGATCCCCGCGTAATACGCAACGCCGACGGCCGTCAGGGCGGCCGTCGCCAGCGCGGCGGTGTAGCGGCCGATCGGGTCGTCGCCGTAGATTTCCGGCCGGGGCCAGCTCATGTTCACGATCACGAAGACGCCCCAGACCGTCGCCGCGAGGTTGACGGGGAGGCCCCATCGTCCCAGGCTGAAGCGATCGCCGTTGGCGGTCGGCGGGACGCCGTCGCCCTCGCCGTCTTCGTCGCGACGGCGGCGGTCGCGGAGGCGACCCAGCAGGAGCGGCAGCGTGACCATCAGGTAGGCCAGGTTCGCCCAGACCAGGGCCACCGAGCAGAGCCGCTCGATGATCCGGGGGGCGTTGACGTTGACGAGCAGGATCGCCGACGCCAAAAGTCCGGTGACGATCGCCGGCGCGATCGGCGTGCGGGTCTCGCCGGTCACCTTGGCGAGGCACTCGGCGAACGGCAGGCTGTTGTCGCGGGCCATCGCGAAGATGAGCCGGACGGTCCCGGCGTGGACCGCCAGGGCGCAGACGGCCACGGCGAAGACCACCTCGATCAGGAAGACCGTCCCCAACTTCGGCCCCATCACCGACTTCACGAGCATCGGCAGGCCGCCGGAGACCTGCGCCATCGCCGGGTCGGTCGGGTTCGGCATCGCCAGCAACCCCACGAGGATCAGCAGCCCGCCGGCCAGCCCCGCCGCGGCGAGTGCGCGGAGGATGGCCCGAGGGGCGCGTCGGCGGGGGTCCGAGGTCTCTTCCGCGAGCGTCCCCGCCGTGTCGAAGCCGTAAAGGACGTACGACGCCATCACCGCCGCCGCCAGGAAGGCGCTGAAGTAGCCCCCCGTCGCGCCGTCGCCTCGCCCCTGGGTGTCGAGCAGGATCGCCGGGCCTCGACAGGCGTTCGCGCCCAGCAGGACGATCAGGAAGACCACCCCGGCCAGCTCCGCAAGCACTCCCACGTTGTTGATCAAGGCCATGAGCCGGACGCCGACGGCGTTGATGATCGTCGTCAGGGCGATCAGCGTGCAGCCCAGGAGGACCGCGTTCTTGGCCTGATCGATGGGCTTCGAGCCGTCGCCGACGACCTGGAACCACGCCGAAATCTGGGGCATGGAATTTTGCAAGGCCAGCGCGACGGCCGCCAGCGAGAGGATGGAGCAGGCCAGGTAGACCCAGCCGGTCAGCCAGCCGACGAGCGGCGTGCCGACCTGCTTCGACCACTGATAAACGCCCCCCGACAGCGGGTAGGAGGAGGCCAGCTCGGCGAAGCAGAGGGCCACCAGGAACTGGCCCAGGAAGACCATGGGCCACGTCCAGAAGAACGCGGGCCCCCCGGCCGCGTATCCCAGGTAGAACATCTGGAAGACGCCGGTCAGGATCGAGATGTACGAGAAGCCGGCCGCGAAGGAGGAGAAGCTCCCCAGGGAGCGGTCGAGTTCCTGCTTGTACCCGAAACCGGCCAGGTCACGGACGTCGTCGCTCGTGCTACCCGGCATGCCCGCTCCGCCTCCCCATATTCGCCACTTTTCGCGGGGGCCGATCGAGCCCGGGGGGCGGGCTCGTCGGGTGATGATCACGTCCACCCGGCCTCGACGCCGGGGTCTGGGTCAGGCGGGGCGGGTGCCGAGGTAGATGCCCCACTTCATGTCGCCGGCCTTGCAGAAGCCGATCTTCATGTTCCAGCGGTCGACGAGGTAGTTGAGGTCCTGCTCGGAGAAGTGGCCGAGGAAGTCCTGACGCTCGTTGACCAGCCGGCCTTCCTCGCGCTGGAGGATGTCGATGAAGGTCGCGGTGGCGTCGTCGACGACCACGTCGGTGAAGCCGGCCGATTCCAGGACCTTGCCGTACTGCTCCGGCTCGATGACGCTGTACCCGGTCTTCTTGATGTACTCTTCGAATTCGGGCGAGCCGGGGGTCTTGCCGCGGGCGTAGTCGGTGATGACGATCTTGCCGCCGGGGGCGAGCAGGCTGTACAGCTTGGCGAACAGCCGGGCCTTGTCCGGGATGTGCATGAAGGCGTCGCGGCTCCAGACCAGGTCGAACTTCTCGGGGAAGTCGGTCTCGAGCACGTCGCCCAGGATGAACTCGACCTTGTCGGACATGCCGGCCGCCTTGGCCCGGTCGTGGCCGACGGCGATCATCTCCTCGGCCAGGTCGATGCCGACGACCTGCGCCCCGTACTTCTCGACGAGGTGGAACGCCGCGCCGCCGATGCCGCTCCCTACGTCGAGGACGCGGACGCCGGGCTTGAGGAAGCCGGCGAGCCGGGCGGTCAGGTTGTCGGTCGTCTCCGCGCCGCCGGTGCTGATGTAGTTGTCGCCGAAGATCTTCTCATAGCGGAGGATCGAGGTCCGGCTGTACTGGCCGTTGTTGTCGAACTTCGCCTTCGACTCGTCCGACGCGGCTTGCGTGCCACTCATGATGGGTCCAGACTCGGATTGCGTGGGAGGAGACTTCAGACGTCCCGGCGCTCGTGGAGGGGTCGTCCGGCCCGACTGGGCGTACGTCAAGTCCGTATTGTGGGGCAGGGGGGAGAGCCTTGTAAAGGGATCATCGAGGATGTCGACGGGCACCCGCGACGAATTCGACGATCGTCCGTTCGTAGCGTTCCGGGTCGACGGCGGCGAGGTCGTGGTGCGTCGCGCCGGGGAAGGTTTCGAGGCGGCCATGGTTGCGGACCCGTTGGAAGATCGCGCGGGCCTCCTCGGGGGATGCCAGGTCGTCGGCCTCCCCGGCCATGATCAGGACCGGCGTGGACTCGGGGATCGCGTCGACCGCGCGGAGCGGGGAGATCGCGTCCAGCTCCGGCAGGAACGCGAGCCCGGCGAGGCGGAGCCCCAGGTACGCGAGCTTGTCCAGGCCGGGCGGGAGGTAGGCGTGGGTCCGGTTCCAGACGGCCGTTTTGAGGTCCTGGTACGGGCTTTCCAGGACGTAGCCGTCGACCCGATCCCCCAGGTCGGCCGCCGCGAACGTCGCCGCGGCCGAGCCGAGCGAGACGCCGAAGACGACGATCGGGCGATCGGGACGCCGCGTCCGCAGGAAGTCCACGGCGGCGACGACGTCGCGGCGGGCGCCCAGGCCGATGTCGTTGAAGTCGCCGCTGGAGTCGCCGTGCGCCCGCAGCGAGATCAGCATCACGGCGCAGCCCGCTTTCGCGGCGAGCGTCCCCGCGCGGTCCAGGCAATGCCCCCGGCCCCCGCCGTTGCCGTGCAGGAACAGGACCGCCGGGGCGTCGTCGCGGCCCTCGGCGTACCACGCGCCGATGTCCTGGCCGTCGGCGGTCGAGAGGCGATGATCCCGGAGCGTCCCCCAGGAGACCGTCGGGGCAGGTTCCGGGAACGGCGGCCGCTTCCGATGCGTCAGCCGGTGGACCGCCGCGAAGGAGAGGAGCAGCCAGACCGCGACCAGCGCGGCGGCCGTCCAGGCCGCGCGACGGGCCCGTCGCCGCCGGATGGGGAGGGACGCCGTCTCGGGCGCCGGACTCGGGGTTGGCTCCGCTTCGCGCATGGGGGTATCTTAATCGACGTCGCGGAATTCGTGCGAGGGACGATACGAGGAAGGGAAGGTTCATGGGCGACGCCGGGAAGACCAGGATGATCGGCGGCGTGACGCTCCACCTGAGCGAGCCCGTCGCGACCGATCAGGGCTGGATCGGCCAGGACGAGGTGCTGAGGCAGTTGTCGGCGTGCTGGCTGACGGTCCACCCGAGGGATCGTCCGCTGTCGCCCCGCCTGATCGGCCCGCCGGGCATCGGCAAGACCACGCTGGCGACGGCCGCCGCGAAGCTGCGCGGTCGGCCGCTCTACATCGCCCAGTGCACCGCCGACACCCGCCCCGAGGACCTGATCGTCACGCCCGTCCTCGCGGAGAACGGCAAGATCGCCTATCACGCCTCCCCCCTGGTGACGGCGATGCTCGTCGGCGGCGTCTGCGTGCTGGACGAGGGGAACCGGATGAACGAGAAGTCGTGGGCGAGCCTCGCCCCGTTGCTCGACCACCGCCGCTACGTCGAGAGTCTCGTCGCCGGGATCGCCATCCCCGCCGACCCGGAGTTCCGCGTCTGCGTCACGATGAACGAGGACGAGTCGACCTACGAGGTCCCCGACTACATCCTCTCGCGGCTCCAGCCGACCCTGGAACTCGGCTTCCCCGACCGCGACGACGAGATGGCCATCCTCCAGTACCATCTCCCCTTCGCCGAGGCCGAACTGCTGACCCTGACCGTCGAGTTCCTCCAGCAGGCGCACGCGCTGAAGCTCGACTTCTCCCCGCGCGACGGGATCAACATCGTCCGCTACGCGCTCAAGCGTATGGCCCAGGACCCGAACCACCCGCTCGGCCGCGACGCCGCCTGGCGCGAGTCGCTCGCCAGGGTGCTCGGCGAGGAGGCGACCGACCTGGACTCGCTCGCCCGGAGCAAGCGGCGCTCCCTGGGCGGCCAGCACGCGCCCTTCGGGCTCGGCGATCTCTTCTTCGACCCCGACGATCCGCTCCACCCCGACGCGATGGAAGCCGACGACGAGGATTGACCCCGTTCGACGCGCCGTCCGGCCGCCCTCGCTCAGCCCGACGTCGACCGCGCCGGCGTGTGCCATGCGGCGAGCACGGCCTCGTCGAGGCAGGGGTAGCAGTCAACCAGCATGGTGAGCCGGACCTGGTCCAGCAGCGCCATGATCCGGGGATGGATCTCGCACAGGCGGACGCCCCCCCCGGCCTGGTCGAGTCGGAGGTGGTGGGCCAGGATGACTCCGATGGTCCGACGCGAAAGTCGGCCCACGAACTCCAGGTCCAGGACGACCTGGCGCGGCAGCGGCTGTTCGGCCAGCTCGATCAGCCGGAGCCGGAGCGCCTCGTTGGCCGCCTCGTCGTCCAGGTCGGTGAGGACCGGCGTCACGACCAGGATTCCCTGGACGACCTCGTGCTTGATCCGGGAGCCGGGGGCGTCGTCGTCCGGGTCGTAGGCCGCGACCTCGGCCGTCGCGGGGGAGTCGGAGTCGGGCTCGGGCTCCTCCGCCTCGTCGGGCGTGACCTCGGCCGTGGCCCAGGTGGGCTCGATCGCGCCGAGGTGCTCCATCTCTTCCTGCGAGACGTCGACCCAGATCCGGCAGTGGGCCGGGCCGACGACGACCCGATCCTGCGTGTGCAATTCGGCCTCGGCGTCCTGGATCGTCTCGCCGTTGAGCTGGGTCCCGTTGGTGCTACCCAGGTCGCGGAGGAAGGCGCGGTCGCCTCGGATCTCGATGGTCGCGTGCCGCTTGCTCACCTTCGCCGATCCCAGCCGCAGGTGGCTCCCCCGGTCGCGGCCGATGACGAACCGCCGCCTGGTGACGGGGATCATCCGGGCCTCGAACCCCGCGCACTCGACGCGGAGCCAGACCTTGCCCCGGAGGTCCCCTTCGGGACGCGGCCGGGACGCGCGGGGCTCCTCGACGGGTTCCAGATCGATGGCCGGGAGGTCGTCGTCCGCCGCCGCCGGGCCGCCGCCGCGGATCGGCGGGAGGGCCGAGGCGCTCACCAGGGCTTCGAGAATGTCGACCGGCAGCGGACGCGGGGGCGATGCGCCGGGCCAGGCGCCGTCGACGGCCTGCTGCTCGTCGGGGCAGGCGACGATCCGACGCCCCATGCCGATCAGGTGGAAGATTTCGGCCAGCCGGGGCTCCACCTCGCAGATCTTGAGCCGGCCCCCCTCGGCCGCCTCGCAGCGGCGATGCGCCTCGACCACGGCCGCGACGATCCAGCTTCCCAGCCGCTCGACCTTCGCGAAGTTCAGGATGATCCGGTGGTTGCCGACGTCGATCAGGTCGCGGAGGTCGTCGGCCAGTTCGTTGATGTCCGCCTGCTGCACGAGCGAGCGGTCCGTGAGCCGGACGATCGTGACCCCGCGCTTGTAGACGACGTTGAACCGCTCCCAGCAGCCTCGGGATTTGTGGCCCTTCTCCGGGCGTCCCCCGGATCTGGGGTTCCGTCGAGCGGTCGGCAGGTTGCCGACGATCTGGGTCCAGAGGTTGGTCGCCGGTCGCTCGACCTCGGGGTCGAGATTCACGGTGATCCAGTCTTCGAGGCGCCGGTCGGGCATGGTCGCGTCGGGCGAGGCGGCCAGGCGCACGCTCCTGGGCTTTCGCGTCGCGTTCGCGTCGGTCGCCAGGGTCAATTCACCTTGAGCCATCGCCAGGCACTCCCGCGGGTCGCAATGCGGCAATCGAAGCCCGGACGCCGGGCCGGGCCCTCGGCGCGGGGAATCGCCGAGGGGCCGCGCGGGTCGGCCGGCACGATGAGGATGAGGACGAGCGAGGCGGGCGCGCACGGGCTCGCTCGCCGGGGTGAGGCACGATTTTAGACGCGGAGGACGGCATCGGCCGATCGCCGATGCGTTCCCCAATAGGGCGGGACTTCGGTCCCGATCGCGAGGGGGCTCGCGATGACTCCCGTGAGGGCCGGCCCGATCGTCGGTCGCGACGTCCGGCGGCTCACACACTCTCTAGGCGACATTCCCACGGGCCCCGTCCCGATCGGTTTTCATTTTCTCCCAGGAGGGATCGCGGGGCGTCGGCCCGCGTCGCCTCGGCCCCCTGGCGATGTTAGACTGGACCTCTCTCCCGAGAGCGCCCCGGTGGGGCGAGGCCGACCCGGAGAATTCGTCGAGGACCGCATGCCCAACGACGCCGACGACTTCCTGACCATCGCCCCGGGGATTCGCGTCCTGCCGATCTTGCACGGCTCCGGGGACTTCGCGCTCCAGGCCCGCGAGGAACTCCTGGCCCGCCCCTACGACTGCCTGGCCGTCCCGCTCCCCCCGTCGTTCCAGGAGGACGTGGAGGAGGCCGTGGAACGGCTGCCGACGATCTCGGCGGTGGTCAGGCGCGACGTCGACGGCGGCGAAGGGTTCAGCTACGTCCCGATCGACCCGTGCCAGGGGGTCGTCGCGGCGATCCGCACGGCGATCGGCGAGCGGATCCCTCGCGAATACATCGACCTGGACGTCCCCCGGTTCGAGGCGGTCCACGGCGTCTTCCCGGACCCGTACGCCCTCAAGCGAGTGCCGGTGGAGCGGTTCTCGGCCGCCCTGCTCTCGGCCATCCCGCGACCGGCTCCAGGCTTTTCCACGGATCGCATCGCCTGGATGGCCGCCCGGCTTCACGAAGTGGCGAAGCGACGGAAACGGACGCTCCTCGTCTGCTCGATCCTCGACTGGCCCTGGATCCGCGAGGCCTTCCGACTCATCCCCGACGAGCCCGAATCCGAACCGGTCTTCGAACCGACGTCGAGCTTCCCCGTCGATCCCGAGACCCTGCTGTTCTTCCTCGGCGAGCTGCCGTTCGTCACCGCCCTGTACGAGCGCGGTCGGCGCGAATTGACGCCGGACGACAACCTCTCGGTGGACGGCGTGAAGGAGCTTGTGCTCCAGGCTCGCGAGGCGCTCCGGGCCGACCGTCCCAGGATCGCGCAGCGGCTCACGCCGTCGCTCCTGTCCACGCTGTTCCGGTACGTCCGCAATCTGGCGTTGATCGACCGCCGGCTCACGCCGGACCTGTTCACCCTGGTCACGGCCGCGAAGCAGACCGGCGGCGACGATTTCGCGCTGGCGGTCGTCGAGACGGCCCGCTCGTACGCCTACGCCGATCATGGCCGCGAACTCGAAGCGCAGGGGGCGGAAATGCTGCGCATGGGCGTGGGCCAGGCCGAGGTCCCCGGCTGGGGCCGCGCCCCGATGGTCAGCCGCCTGCCGGGCCAGGCCATGTCTTGGCGGAGCCTCCCCCTGAAGCCTCGCGCGAACGAACCCGACCGCAAGCGATGGCTCCAGCGCTGGGACCCTTACGGCATGTGCTCCTGGCCCCCCGAGGACGACCGGATCGAGAGCTTCCACCGTCACGTCAAGGAGCAGGCGCGGGCCATCCTGGGGGCGGACCTCGCCCGCTCCGAGAAGTTCACGACCAGCGTCCGCGACGGCCTGGACATCCGCGAGACCCTCCGCAACTGGCACACCGGCGACGTCTACGTGAAGGTGATCCCGCCGGGAAGGGGGTCGATCGAGGTCGTCGTCTTCCTGTTCGACGTCCCGGCCGATCCCAAGGTCTACACGAACCGCGCGACCTGGTACGCCGAGCACTCCGAGGAGTCGACGCTCGCCTTCTACGCCACCGACCCGTTCCGGAATCTGATCGGGCCTGGGATCGCCCAGGCCCAGTACGGCGGGGCCATGTTCCTCTACCCCCCCAGGCCGATCCCCGAAATCTGGTCCGACCCGCGATTCGACCGGCTCGACACCCTGGAGGAACGGCTGCTCGCCGTGGCTTTCCTCCACAGTCGCGACCGCCACGTCGCGGTCGTCAGCCCCGGCCCCCCGCCGGCGGCCTGGCGCCGCCTCGCCAGGATCTACCGTCGCAAGATCGTCCACCTTCCCCTCAAGCGGTTCAGCGGCGCGATGATCGAGAGGCTGCGAACCTTCCACGTCCTCAACGGCAAGCACGTCCGCTCTTACGCCGCCGATTAC includes:
- a CDS encoding AAA family ATPase, yielding MGDAGKTRMIGGVTLHLSEPVATDQGWIGQDEVLRQLSACWLTVHPRDRPLSPRLIGPPGIGKTTLATAAAKLRGRPLYIAQCTADTRPEDLIVTPVLAENGKIAYHASPLVTAMLVGGVCVLDEGNRMNEKSWASLAPLLDHRRYVESLVAGIAIPADPEFRVCVTMNEDESTYEVPDYILSRLQPTLELGFPDRDDEMAILQYHLPFAEAELLTLTVEFLQQAHALKLDFSPRDGINIVRYALKRMAQDPNHPLGRDAAWRESLARVLGEEATDLDSLARSKRRSLGGQHAPFGLGDLFFDPDDPLHPDAMEADDED
- a CDS encoding FHA domain-containing protein, which codes for MAQGELTLATDANATRKPRSVRLAASPDATMPDRRLEDWITVNLDPEVERPATNLWTQIVGNLPTARRNPRSGGRPEKGHKSRGCWERFNVVYKRGVTIVRLTDRSLVQQADINELADDLRDLIDVGNHRIILNFAKVERLGSWIVAAVVEAHRRCEAAEGGRLKICEVEPRLAEIFHLIGMGRRIVACPDEQQAVDGAWPGASPPRPLPVDILEALVSASALPPIRGGGPAAADDDLPAIDLEPVEEPRASRPRPEGDLRGKVWLRVECAGFEARMIPVTRRRFVIGRDRGSHLRLGSAKVSKRHATIEIRGDRAFLRDLGSTNGTQLNGETIQDAEAELHTQDRVVVGPAHCRIWVDVSQEEMEHLGAIEPTWATAEVTPDEAEEPEPDSDSPATAEVAAYDPDDDAPGSRIKHEVVQGILVVTPVLTDLDDEAANEALRLRLIELAEQPLPRQVVLDLEFVGRLSRRTIGVILAHHLRLDQAGGGVRLCEIHPRIMALLDQVRLTMLVDCYPCLDEAVLAAWHTPARSTSG